From a region of the Streptomyces sp. NBC_01454 genome:
- a CDS encoding NPCBM/NEW2 domain-containing protein, translating to MHQQFDPIGGTHLPDTELVRRIRAAARPDGRAAAGPGGAPAPDAAAEAAGAALDEFHRRHYAAVLAYARACCGSSQAAADLAAEAIESVLYSPDPGEGPDVAWRESLLAAVRRTAAVWHQGSRRTELREGFADRPADRHTGDGPGTSGVGQGASTGGETAASVRPVEPHASAAPQTSRGSRPARLALLTAAAVAVLAGVAFSVGSLRGPAQHDTSATGPGHSGSPPSPTAHRSPTASARSSASASSSASGTPSAGPTKPSKQPSSRPSSSARSSSPGPKGKPPPTRTTALSARPWSSSSNGWGPVGQNRSVDGRPLTIAGAGYPEGLGAHAPSEIAYQLGGTCSRLSVDVGIDDEVGANGSVVFQIYRDGAKAADSGLMTVGRPAKHLTADLTGGSELRLVVTDGGNGNNSDHADWGRPLISCS from the coding sequence ATGCACCAGCAATTCGACCCCATCGGTGGGACGCACCTGCCCGACACCGAGCTGGTCCGGCGCATCCGTGCGGCCGCTCGGCCCGACGGCCGGGCGGCGGCCGGTCCGGGCGGCGCGCCGGCGCCGGACGCCGCAGCCGAGGCAGCCGGTGCCGCCCTCGACGAGTTCCACCGTCGGCATTACGCCGCCGTCCTTGCTTACGCCCGTGCCTGCTGCGGGTCCTCCCAGGCCGCGGCGGATCTGGCGGCGGAGGCCATCGAGAGCGTTCTGTACTCCCCCGACCCGGGGGAGGGTCCCGATGTGGCCTGGCGGGAGAGCTTGTTGGCGGCGGTGCGCCGCACCGCCGCCGTGTGGCACCAGGGTTCACGACGGACCGAGCTGCGCGAGGGGTTCGCGGACCGCCCTGCCGACCGGCACACGGGGGACGGGCCCGGCACCTCCGGGGTCGGACAGGGGGCCTCCACCGGTGGCGAGACCGCCGCCTCCGTACGCCCCGTGGAGCCGCACGCGTCCGCCGCACCACAGACGTCCCGGGGCTCCCGGCCCGCGCGCCTCGCCCTGCTCACCGCTGCTGCCGTGGCCGTCCTGGCCGGCGTGGCCTTCTCCGTCGGCTCTCTGCGCGGCCCGGCGCAGCACGACACCTCGGCCACCGGCCCCGGACACTCCGGTTCCCCTCCGTCTCCCACCGCGCACCGGTCGCCGACGGCATCCGCCAGGAGCTCGGCGAGCGCCTCCAGCTCGGCGTCGGGCACCCCGTCCGCCGGCCCCACCAAGCCGTCGAAGCAGCCGAGTTCCCGGCCTTCGTCGTCGGCCAGGTCGTCGTCCCCCGGGCCGAAGGGCAAGCCGCCGCCCACCCGGACCACCGCGTTGAGTGCCCGGCCGTGGAGCTCCAGCTCGAACGGCTGGGGGCCGGTGGGGCAGAACCGCAGCGTCGACGGACGTCCCCTCACCATCGCGGGGGCCGGTTACCCCGAGGGGTTGGGGGCCCACGCGCCCAGCGAGATCGCCTATCAGCTGGGGGGTACCTGCTCGCGTCTCAGCGTGGACGTGGGGATCGACGACGAGGTGGGCGCGAACGGCTCGGTGGTCTTCCAGATCTACCGGGACGGCGCGAAGGCCGCCGACAGCGGGCTGATGACGGTCGGCCGGCCCGCGAAGCACCTCACCGCGGACCTCACCGGCGGCAGCGAGCTGCGGCTCGTGGTCACCGACGGCGGCAACGGGAACAACTCCGATCATGCCGACTGGGGCCGGCCCCTGATCAGTTGTAGCTGA
- the msrB gene encoding peptide-methionine (R)-S-oxide reductase MsrB, whose amino-acid sequence MPYEIDKPDEQWRAELTPAEYRVLREAGTEPAFVGEYTDTTAEGVYSCRACGAELFRSDTKFASHCGWPSFYDPKDSDAVELIEDRTHGMVRTEVRCAKCGSHLGHVFEGEGYPTPTDQRYCINSISLRWAPDGG is encoded by the coding sequence ATGCCGTACGAGATCGACAAGCCCGACGAGCAGTGGCGCGCCGAGCTGACGCCCGCGGAGTACCGCGTCCTGCGGGAGGCCGGCACCGAGCCCGCCTTCGTCGGCGAGTACACCGACACCACCGCCGAGGGCGTCTACTCCTGCCGCGCCTGCGGCGCCGAGCTCTTCCGCTCCGACACCAAGTTCGCCAGCCATTGCGGCTGGCCGAGCTTCTACGACCCCAAGGACTCCGACGCGGTCGAACTCATCGAGGACCGCACCCACGGCATGGTGCGCACGGAGGTCCGCTGCGCGAAGTGCGGCTCCCATCTCGGCCACGTCTTCGAGGGCGAGGGGTACCCGACCCCCACCGACCAGCGGTACTGCATCAACTCGATCTCGTTGCGGTGGGCTCCGGACGGGGGCTGA
- a CDS encoding PucR family transcriptional regulator produces the protein MPLHLSDLLARRDLGLSVAYDVPPRLLARTVEAAAVSDLPAPGKWLQGGELLMTIGLLLPKEPAACRAYVRDVAGGGAACLALGLGQGLPYQQAPEPLVTAAEEAGLPLLTVPDGVPFIAVTKAVFDARAQEQRELLQRAFATQRRLTAAAAADGLRPMLAEWTAATGVGAAVLDPLGRVLAAGGPEQRTPPPQAQELLARVAAHGLRGSAASTAAGQQLEVQPLGARRLRGLLLLTGRPDDAARSVVPGLVSLLSLELERRHLRDEPERRRRSALLSELLADEDPSAERARDVLRSAGLTAERVRGVVVEAPGGAGARTAADPPQDDGSAEGAAQEMAADLALALPGGLVRVVDGAAGPVIEAVAGDDLDVREILARFAPHRPAGIGPATSPEAVRVSLHQAAGLLALSRASGEPAQARQSQASRLLLDLGDRRTLHGYADTVLGPLDLADHGEELTATLAAWLETGGAWDATSRRLGVHRHTVRNRLDKVMELTGRRLDDPDDRFDLWLATRIRRGGAPVTGPGGRPAPPPPGP, from the coding sequence ATGCCGCTGCATCTCTCCGACCTCCTGGCCCGGCGCGACCTCGGTCTGTCCGTCGCCTACGACGTGCCGCCGCGGCTGCTGGCGCGCACGGTCGAGGCGGCGGCGGTCTCGGATCTGCCGGCGCCGGGGAAGTGGCTGCAGGGCGGCGAACTCCTCATGACCATCGGACTGTTGCTGCCGAAGGAGCCGGCCGCGTGCCGCGCGTACGTCCGGGATGTGGCCGGGGGTGGAGCGGCGTGTCTGGCGCTCGGGCTGGGGCAGGGGCTGCCGTACCAGCAGGCGCCCGAGCCGCTGGTGACGGCGGCGGAGGAGGCGGGGCTGCCGCTGCTGACGGTGCCGGACGGGGTGCCGTTCATCGCCGTCACCAAGGCGGTCTTCGACGCGCGGGCCCAGGAGCAGCGCGAACTGCTGCAGCGGGCCTTCGCGACGCAGCGGCGGCTGACGGCCGCGGCGGCGGCCGACGGGCTGCGGCCGATGCTGGCGGAGTGGACGGCCGCCACCGGTGTGGGCGCGGCGGTGCTCGACCCGCTGGGGCGAGTGCTGGCGGCGGGCGGGCCGGAGCAGCGCACGCCTCCCCCGCAGGCGCAGGAGCTGCTCGCCCGGGTCGCCGCGCACGGCCTGCGCGGCAGCGCCGCCAGCACGGCCGCCGGGCAGCAGCTGGAGGTGCAGCCGCTGGGGGCGCGGCGGCTGCGCGGGCTGCTGCTGCTCACCGGCCGCCCGGACGACGCCGCCCGCTCGGTCGTACCCGGCCTGGTCTCGCTGCTCTCCCTGGAGCTGGAGCGCCGTCATCTGCGCGATGAGCCGGAGCGGCGCCGCAGGTCGGCGCTGCTGTCGGAGCTGCTGGCGGACGAGGACCCGTCCGCCGAGCGGGCCCGGGACGTGCTGCGGTCGGCGGGGCTGACCGCCGAGCGGGTGCGGGGCGTCGTGGTGGAGGCCCCGGGCGGTGCGGGGGCCCGGACGGCGGCGGACCCCCCGCAGGACGACGGGAGCGCGGAGGGCGCCGCGCAGGAGATGGCCGCCGATCTGGCGCTGGCGCTGCCCGGCGGCCTGGTCCGGGTCGTGGACGGGGCGGCGGGCCCGGTCATCGAGGCGGTGGCCGGTGACGACCTGGACGTCCGGGAGATACTCGCCCGCTTCGCCCCGCACCGCCCGGCCGGTATCGGCCCCGCCACCAGCCCCGAAGCGGTCCGGGTGTCGCTGCACCAGGCGGCCGGTCTGCTCGCCCTCAGCCGGGCGAGCGGGGAGCCCGCCCAGGCCCGGCAGAGTCAGGCCAGCCGGCTCCTGCTCGACCTGGGTGACCGCCGCACGCTGCACGGCTATGCCGACACGGTCCTGGGCCCGCTCGACCTCGCGGACCACGGGGAGGAGCTGACCGCCACACTCGCGGCCTGGCTGGAGACCGGCGGCGCCTGGGACGCCACCAGCCGGCGGCTCGGCGTCCACCGGCACACCGTCCGCAACCGCCTGGACAAGGTCATGGAGCTCACCGGCCGCCGTCTCGACGACCCCGACGACCGCTTCGACCTCTGGCTGGCCACCCGCATCCGCCGCGGCGGCGCCCCCGTCACAGGCCCCGGCGGCCGGCCCGCTCCCCCGCCTCCGGGCCCGTGA
- a CDS encoding 4'-phosphopantetheinyl transferase family protein, producing the protein MIDKLLPAPVVTAEAFQDAPLSQMFPEEWELVAKAVPQRQKEFGTVRGCARNALAELGFAPAPLLPGPRREPQWPAGIVGAMTHCTGYRAAAVARSAEVRTIGLDAEPHLPVNDPGVVDLVTRPAERAQLTRLAAVQPEVCWDRLIFSAKESVYKAWYPLTRRWLDFQEAELTFDPTNATFTARLLVPGPVLDGREVTEFHGRWLIGSGLVVTAIAMMA; encoded by the coding sequence ATGATCGACAAACTGCTGCCGGCCCCGGTCGTGACCGCCGAGGCCTTCCAGGACGCCCCGTTGTCGCAGATGTTCCCCGAGGAGTGGGAGCTGGTGGCCAAGGCCGTCCCCCAGCGGCAGAAGGAGTTCGGCACCGTACGCGGCTGCGCCCGCAACGCCTTGGCCGAGCTGGGGTTCGCCCCCGCGCCCCTGCTGCCGGGCCCCCGCCGGGAGCCGCAGTGGCCGGCCGGCATCGTCGGCGCGATGACGCACTGCACCGGCTACCGCGCCGCCGCGGTGGCCCGTTCGGCGGAGGTCCGGACCATCGGCCTGGACGCCGAGCCCCATCTGCCCGTGAACGACCCGGGCGTGGTCGATCTGGTCACCCGCCCCGCGGAACGCGCCCAGCTCACCCGGCTGGCCGCGGTGCAGCCCGAGGTCTGCTGGGACCGCCTGATCTTCAGCGCGAAGGAGAGCGTCTACAAGGCGTGGTACCCCCTCACCCGCCGCTGGCTCGACTTCCAGGAGGCCGAGCTCACCTTCGACCCCACCAACGCCACCTTCACCGCCCGCCTCCTCGTCCCGGGCCCCGTGCTCGACGGCCGCGAAGTCACCGAATTCCACGGCCGCTGGCTGATCGGCTCGGGACTGGTGGTGACGGCGATCGCGATGATGGCCTGA
- a CDS encoding response regulator transcription factor yields MTAPDTPVRLLLADDHPVVRAGLRAVLETEPDFAIVADVPTAEEAVRLAARCDVDVVLMDLQFGGRMLGSQATAEITARPGGPRVLILTTYDTDADILAAIEAGATGYLLKDAPPQELAAAVRTAAAGRSALAPTVALRLMDRLRTPASALSRRETEVLQLVAEGLSNAAVSKRLFLSQATVKSHLVHIYAKLGVDSRTSAVAAATARGLIRR; encoded by the coding sequence GTGACCGCCCCGGACACCCCCGTCCGGCTGCTGCTCGCCGACGACCACCCCGTCGTACGCGCCGGGCTGCGCGCCGTGCTGGAGACCGAACCGGACTTCGCGATCGTCGCCGACGTCCCCACCGCCGAAGAGGCGGTCCGCCTCGCCGCGCGGTGCGACGTCGACGTGGTCCTCATGGACCTCCAGTTCGGCGGCCGGATGCTGGGCTCGCAGGCCACCGCCGAGATCACCGCCCGCCCCGGCGGCCCCCGCGTCCTCATCCTGACCACGTACGACACCGACGCCGACATCCTCGCCGCCATCGAGGCCGGCGCCACCGGCTACCTCCTCAAGGACGCCCCGCCCCAGGAGCTGGCCGCCGCGGTCCGCACCGCCGCCGCCGGACGGTCCGCGCTCGCCCCCACCGTCGCGCTGCGCCTGATGGACCGGCTGCGCACCCCCGCCAGCGCGCTCTCCCGGCGTGAGACGGAGGTCCTCCAGCTCGTCGCCGAGGGCCTGTCGAACGCGGCGGTCAGCAAGCGGCTCTTCCTCAGCCAGGCCACCGTCAAGTCCCACCTCGTCCACATCTACGCCAAGCTGGGCGTGGACTCCCGTACCTCCGCGGTCGCCGCCGCCACCGCCCGGGGCCTGATCCGCCGCTGA
- the glpK gene encoding glycerol kinase GlpK, producing MVERYVMSIDQGTTSTRCILFDHQGRLVSVAQREHQQHFPRPGWVEHDAVEIWHTLERVVPQALTDADVRPDEVAAIGIANQRETTVLWDRRTGTPLGRAIVWQDTRTSPLVEDLRSRPGDEFFLRRCCLPPSTYFSAPRIRWLFDHVDGLRQRAEDGEVLFGTMESWLIWNLTGGPAGGLHLTDVTNASRTMLMNISTLDWDAELLEFFGVPRAMLPEIRSSAETYGTARSVLPGVRITAALGDQQAALFGQTCFAPGEAKCTYGTGSFLLLNTGTDLVRSRHGLLTTVAYKIEDQPAVYALEGPIAVTGALVQWFRDRLGLIGSAPEIETLARAVEDNGGCYIVPAFSGLYAPYWRSDARGVIVGLTSYITKEHLARAVLEATGWQTREVVDAMNADSSLALKVLKVDGGMTSDNLLMQFLADVLDVPVVRPMAVETVSLGAAYAAGLAAGYWPDLEVLRRNWHRAAQWLPDMDPRRRQSEYENWKRAVERSLGWIRPPNPP from the coding sequence ATGGTTGAGCGGTATGTGATGTCCATCGACCAGGGCACCACCTCGACCCGATGCATCCTGTTCGACCATCAGGGGCGGCTGGTGTCGGTCGCCCAGCGGGAGCACCAGCAGCATTTTCCCCGGCCCGGGTGGGTGGAGCACGACGCCGTCGAGATCTGGCACACCCTGGAGCGCGTGGTGCCGCAGGCGCTCACGGACGCCGACGTCAGGCCCGATGAGGTCGCCGCCATCGGCATCGCCAACCAGCGCGAGACGACCGTGCTGTGGGACCGGCGTACGGGCACCCCACTGGGCAGGGCGATCGTCTGGCAGGACACCCGTACGTCCCCGCTGGTCGAGGACCTCCGAAGCCGGCCCGGGGACGAGTTCTTTCTCCGGCGTTGCTGCCTGCCCCCTTCCACGTACTTCTCCGCTCCCCGGATCCGCTGGCTGTTCGACCACGTCGACGGGCTGCGGCAGCGCGCCGAGGACGGTGAGGTGCTGTTCGGCACGATGGAGAGCTGGCTGATCTGGAACCTCACCGGCGGGCCGGCCGGCGGCCTGCACCTCACCGACGTCACCAACGCGAGCCGCACCATGCTCATGAACATCAGCACTCTCGACTGGGACGCGGAGCTGCTGGAGTTCTTCGGGGTCCCCCGCGCGATGCTCCCAGAGATCCGCTCGTCGGCCGAGACCTACGGAACCGCCCGTTCCGTGCTCCCGGGCGTCCGGATCACCGCGGCGCTCGGTGACCAGCAGGCGGCGTTGTTCGGACAGACCTGCTTCGCCCCCGGCGAGGCGAAGTGCACCTACGGGACCGGGAGCTTCCTGCTGCTCAACACCGGCACCGACCTCGTGCGGTCCCGGCACGGACTGCTGACCACCGTTGCCTACAAGATCGAGGACCAGCCCGCGGTCTACGCACTCGAGGGCCCGATCGCCGTCACGGGCGCGCTGGTCCAGTGGTTCCGCGACCGGCTGGGGCTGATCGGCAGCGCCCCCGAGATCGAGACCCTCGCGCGCGCCGTCGAGGACAACGGCGGCTGCTACATCGTCCCGGCGTTCTCCGGCCTGTACGCGCCGTACTGGCGCAGCGATGCCCGCGGGGTCATCGTCGGCCTCACCTCGTACATCACGAAGGAGCACCTGGCCCGGGCCGTGCTGGAGGCCACCGGCTGGCAGACCCGGGAGGTGGTGGACGCCATGAACGCCGACTCCTCGCTCGCCCTGAAGGTGCTCAAGGTGGACGGCGGCATGACGTCCGACAACCTGCTCATGCAGTTCCTGGCCGATGTGCTCGACGTGCCCGTGGTGCGCCCCATGGCCGTCGAGACGGTGTCCCTGGGCGCCGCCTACGCCGCCGGGCTCGCCGCCGGCTACTGGCCCGACCTGGAGGTCCTGCGCCGCAACTGGCACCGGGCCGCGCAGTGGCTGCCGGACATGGACCCCCGGCGGCGGCAGTCGGAGTACGAGAACTGGAAGCGCGCCGTCGAGCGCTCGCTCGGCTGGATCCGGCCGCCGAACCCGCCCTGA
- a CDS encoding metallophosphoesterase family protein, which translates to MTYEIRPLPPGTAAPATAPPVGSARGSGRGALVAVSDLHVRYQENRDIVEGLKPQSEDDWLLVAGDIGERVSDIRWALELLSSRFAKVVWVPGNHELWTTADDPVQLRGVARYEHLVGICRELGVLTPEDPYPVWEGDGGPVVIAPLFLLYDYTFRQPGVTSTHEALARAEKAGVVCTDEHFLHPDPYPTRQAWCRARVAATEARLAAVPEDLPTVLINHWPVVREPTDPLWYPDFALWCGTEATADWPVRFRAATVVYGHLHIPRLLVCDGVPHQEVSLGYPREWQRRSRVPGRPVQILPVPAAAGDTTGTRA; encoded by the coding sequence ATGACCTACGAGATCCGCCCCCTCCCGCCCGGCACCGCCGCCCCCGCCACCGCGCCCCCTGTCGGCTCCGCACGGGGCAGCGGACGCGGCGCCCTGGTGGCCGTCAGCGATCTGCACGTCCGCTACCAGGAGAACCGCGACATCGTCGAGGGGCTGAAACCGCAGTCCGAGGACGACTGGCTGCTGGTGGCCGGCGACATCGGCGAGCGGGTCTCCGACATCCGCTGGGCACTGGAACTGCTCAGCAGCCGGTTCGCCAAGGTGGTGTGGGTGCCCGGCAATCATGAGCTGTGGACGACGGCCGACGACCCGGTACAGCTGCGCGGGGTGGCGCGCTATGAGCATCTGGTCGGCATCTGCCGGGAACTGGGGGTCCTCACCCCCGAGGACCCCTATCCGGTCTGGGAGGGCGACGGCGGCCCGGTCGTCATCGCACCGCTCTTCCTCCTCTACGACTACACCTTCCGGCAGCCCGGCGTGACGTCCACGCACGAGGCGCTGGCCCGGGCCGAGAAGGCCGGAGTGGTGTGCACCGACGAGCACTTCCTGCACCCGGACCCGTATCCGACGCGGCAGGCGTGGTGCCGGGCGCGGGTGGCCGCCACCGAGGCCCGGCTCGCCGCCGTGCCCGAGGACCTGCCGACGGTGCTGATCAACCACTGGCCGGTGGTGCGCGAGCCCACCGACCCGCTGTGGTACCCGGATTTCGCGCTGTGGTGCGGTACGGAGGCGACCGCGGACTGGCCCGTGCGGTTCCGGGCCGCGACCGTGGTCTACGGCCATCTCCACATCCCGCGGCTGCTGGTCTGCGACGGCGTCCCGCATCAGGAGGTGTCACTCGGCTACCCGCGCGAGTGGCAGCGCCGCTCCCGCGTCCCGGGCCGGCCGGTCCAGATCCTCCCCGTGCCGGCCGCGGCCGGCGACACCACGGGGACCCGCGCATGA
- the murC gene encoding UDP-N-acetylmuramate--L-alanine ligase, giving the protein MAPAIPASMDRPHFIGIGGAGMSGIAKILAQRGARVAGSDAKDSATAQALRALGVTVHLGHAAGHLAEDATSVVVSSAIRPDNPELAAAHERGIPVVHRSDALASLMDGLRPVAVAGTHGKTTTTSMLAVSLGALGLTPSYAIGGDLDAPGSNAEHGAGEIFVAEADESDRSFHKYAPEVAIVLNVELDHHANYASMDEIYESFETFVGRIRPGGTLVISADHPGARELTAKIAGRHDIEVVTYGESADADVRILKVNPRGLTSDVTVTLSSGKILTFTVSVPGRHYAHNAVAALAAGIALGIPPHNLASALGKYTGVKRRLQLKGEAAGVQVIDSYAHHPSEMSADLDAIRGAADGARVLVVFQPHLFSRTQELGTEMGQALALADASVVLDIYPAREDPIPGVTSALIIDAARAAGADVTPESDQAAVPDVVAGMAKPGDLVLTMGAGDVTDLGPAILSRLGS; this is encoded by the coding sequence ATGGCACCCGCCATCCCAGCCTCGATGGACCGACCGCACTTCATCGGCATCGGCGGAGCCGGCATGTCGGGCATCGCCAAGATCCTCGCGCAGCGCGGGGCCCGGGTCGCGGGCAGTGACGCCAAGGACTCCGCGACCGCCCAGGCCCTGCGCGCCCTCGGCGTCACGGTCCACCTCGGCCATGCCGCCGGGCATCTCGCCGAGGACGCCACCAGCGTCGTCGTCTCCTCCGCGATCCGCCCCGACAACCCCGAGCTGGCCGCCGCCCATGAGCGCGGCATCCCGGTCGTCCACCGCTCCGACGCGCTCGCCTCCCTCATGGACGGCCTGCGCCCCGTGGCCGTCGCCGGCACGCACGGCAAGACGACGACGACCTCCATGCTCGCCGTCTCCCTCGGCGCCCTCGGCCTCACGCCGTCCTACGCCATCGGCGGCGACCTCGACGCCCCGGGATCCAACGCCGAGCACGGCGCCGGCGAGATCTTCGTCGCCGAGGCAGACGAGAGCGACCGCAGCTTCCACAAGTACGCCCCCGAGGTCGCCATCGTCCTCAACGTGGAGCTGGACCACCACGCCAACTACGCCTCGATGGACGAGATCTACGAGTCCTTCGAAACCTTCGTCGGCCGCATCCGCCCCGGCGGCACCCTGGTCATCTCCGCCGACCACCCCGGCGCCCGCGAGCTGACCGCCAAGATCGCCGGCCGCCATGACATCGAGGTCGTCACCTACGGCGAGTCCGCGGACGCCGACGTCCGCATCCTCAAGGTCAACCCCCGCGGCCTGACCAGCGATGTCACCGTCACCCTCAGCAGCGGCAAGATCCTCACCTTCACGGTCTCCGTCCCGGGCCGGCACTACGCCCACAACGCCGTCGCCGCCCTGGCCGCCGGCATCGCCCTGGGCATCCCGCCGCACAACCTCGCCTCCGCCCTCGGCAAGTACACCGGCGTCAAGCGCCGCCTCCAGCTCAAGGGCGAGGCGGCCGGCGTCCAGGTCATCGACTCCTACGCCCACCACCCCTCGGAGATGAGCGCCGATCTGGACGCCATCCGCGGCGCCGCCGACGGCGCCCGGGTGCTGGTCGTCTTCCAGCCGCACCTCTTCTCCCGCACCCAGGAACTGGGCACGGAGATGGGCCAGGCACTCGCCCTCGCCGACGCCTCCGTGGTCCTGGACATCTACCCGGCCCGCGAGGACCCGATCCCGGGCGTCACCAGCGCCCTGATCATCGATGCCGCGCGCGCCGCGGGCGCCGATGTCACCCCCGAGAGCGACCAGGCGGCCGTCCCGGATGTCGTCGCAGGAATGGCCAAGCCCGGTGACCTTGTTCTCACCATGGGCGCCGGCGATGTGACCGACCTCGGCCCCGCGATCCTGTCCCGCCTGGGCAGCTGA
- a CDS encoding ATP-binding protein — protein MTAQLDAVVPGADDHVCPLSHIPEAVSVLRRRVRTILADWNLAPELAEDALLVVSELTTNAVVHALPPAVLRLSRVGAEGRNALRVEVTDAGPAAHGRPAVEPCADEHGRGLGIVTALAAECGTHVHAGGITRWAELPAA, from the coding sequence ATGACGGCACAGCTTGACGCGGTGGTTCCGGGGGCGGACGACCATGTCTGTCCGCTGTCGCACATCCCCGAGGCCGTCTCCGTCCTACGCCGGCGGGTGCGCACGATCCTGGCCGACTGGAACCTGGCCCCCGAGCTCGCCGAGGACGCGCTCCTCGTGGTCTCGGAGCTGACCACCAACGCCGTCGTCCACGCTCTGCCGCCGGCGGTGCTGCGGCTCTCACGGGTCGGGGCCGAAGGACGCAACGCCCTGCGCGTCGAGGTCACCGACGCGGGACCGGCGGCGCACGGCCGGCCGGCCGTCGAACCCTGCGCGGACGAGCACGGCCGCGGACTCGGCATCGTCACCGCCCTGGCGGCCGAGTGCGGCACACACGTCCACGCGGGCGGCATCACACGCTGGGCGGAACTCCCCGCCGCATGA
- a CDS encoding IclR family transcriptional regulator, with product MAGPVQSIERAAAILRLLASGPRRLGLGEVAASLGLAKGTTHGILRTLQHIDFVEQDPATGKYQLGAALLHLGTSYLDVNELRSRSINWADALAARSGEAVRLGAPLEGRVLIVHHVFRPDDTLQTLDVGALLPPHASSLGKVLLAFGSVPVEPAVEAGLEAYTRHTLVTPERLTQALAEVRELGWAAEVQEMITGEAGIAAPIRGHGGLVVGAVGLSGTVERICDSLGVPLPGLVTQVRHAARAISRDLGATRW from the coding sequence ATGGCCGGCCCGGTCCAGTCGATCGAGCGGGCGGCGGCAATTCTCCGTCTGCTCGCCAGCGGGCCCCGTCGGCTCGGACTGGGTGAGGTGGCCGCCTCACTCGGCCTGGCGAAGGGCACCACGCACGGCATTCTGCGCACCCTGCAGCACATCGACTTCGTCGAGCAGGACCCGGCGACCGGAAAGTACCAGCTCGGGGCGGCGCTGCTGCACTTGGGCACCAGCTACCTCGACGTGAACGAGCTGCGCTCCCGCTCCATCAACTGGGCCGACGCCCTGGCCGCCCGCAGCGGGGAGGCGGTCCGTCTGGGCGCCCCCCTGGAGGGCAGGGTGCTCATCGTCCACCACGTCTTCCGCCCCGACGACACCCTCCAGACCCTGGACGTGGGCGCGCTGCTGCCCCCGCACGCCTCCTCCCTCGGCAAGGTACTGCTGGCCTTCGGCAGCGTGCCCGTGGAGCCGGCCGTGGAGGCGGGGCTGGAGGCGTACACCCGGCACACCCTGGTCACCCCGGAGCGCCTCACCCAGGCACTCGCCGAGGTCCGCGAGCTCGGGTGGGCCGCCGAAGTCCAAGAGATGATCACTGGCGAGGCCGGTATCGCCGCGCCGATCCGGGGCCACGGCGGCCTCGTGGTGGGCGCCGTCGGCCTCTCCGGCACCGTCGAGCGGATCTGCGACTCCCTAGGGGTCCCGCTGCCGGGCCTGGTCACCCAGGTCCGCCATGCCGCCCGGGCGATCTCCAGAGATCTGGGGGCCACCCGCTGGTGA
- a CDS encoding type 1 glutamine amidotransferase domain-containing protein, translating into MQAAFLVAPEGTEEVELTQPWQAVVAAGGGPSLVSTHAGKVQAFHHLDKAATFPVDLTVDEATAADFDGLVLPGGVANPDALRLDPRAVAFIKSFFDAGRPVAAICHAPWTLIEADVVRGRTLTSWPSLRTDIRNAGGTWVDEQVAICTAGPNTLITSRRPADLDAFCAAFVSEFAH; encoded by the coding sequence ATGCAGGCGGCGTTTCTGGTGGCCCCGGAGGGCACCGAAGAGGTGGAGCTGACCCAGCCCTGGCAGGCGGTGGTCGCCGCGGGCGGTGGTCCGAGCCTGGTCTCCACCCACGCGGGAAAGGTGCAGGCGTTCCACCACCTGGACAAGGCGGCCACCTTCCCCGTCGATCTGACGGTGGACGAGGCCACCGCGGCGGACTTCGACGGTCTGGTGCTGCCCGGCGGCGTGGCCAACCCGGATGCCCTGCGCCTGGACCCGCGGGCCGTGGCGTTCATCAAGTCGTTCTTCGACGCCGGCAGGCCGGTGGCCGCCATCTGTCATGCCCCGTGGACGCTCATCGAGGCCGATGTGGTGCGCGGCCGCACCCTGACCTCCTGGCCGAGCCTGCGGACCGACATCCGCAACGCGGGCGGCACCTGGGTCGACGAACAGGTCGCGATCTGCACCGCCGGACCCAACACCCTGATCACCAGCCGCAGGCCCGCGGACCTGGACGCCTTCTGCGCGGCGTTCGTGTCGGAGTTCGCGCACTAG